In Cryptosporangium minutisporangium, one DNA window encodes the following:
- a CDS encoding ABC transporter ATP-binding protein, translating to MRADVGVARPAAKPLKTLFRLRTFARPHARSLLTMLACAALGQAFMIVAPLLTQRLIDGPVGHGTTDGLVLLAGLALLASVGVMVSDYAGRRAHATGSIGVETALRTALYAHLQRLPLAFHERWQSGQLLSRATSDLRAVGSFLAFGSVFIVLQAGTFLGVSTILMTIHWQLGLLVTAGMLPVMALTYGLSRAYIPLSRQLQDDVGDLTSLVEESVLGFRTVRAFGRHRFLNQRFEDAARTVRTTGLAQGRVIAWSWPAIEAVPGILMAAVLLGGAYAVAGGSMTIGELVAFIGLLTFAIWPLDSLGWLLGEAQQAATAAQRVYEILDAEVTVVDRPGARTIESPVGRLRFEGVGFRYPAEDSPVLHDVDLEVRQGETLALVGASGSGKSTLTLLVNRLYDVTEGRITLDGVDIRDVTLESLRTHVSAAFEDPTLFSASVRENVTLGRPGATDEEVADALRIAQAEFVHDLPWGLDTRIGEKGLSLSGGQRQRLALARAVVGRPRVLVLDDPLSALDVQTEALVEQALRTVLAGTTALLVVHRPSTVALADRVALVDDGTVVAVGTHEELLATEPTYRDLLDTGLQGVSQ from the coding sequence ATGCGCGCCGACGTGGGGGTGGCTCGGCCGGCCGCTAAGCCCCTGAAAACGCTGTTCCGACTCCGGACGTTCGCCCGTCCGCATGCCCGGAGCCTGCTCACCATGCTCGCCTGCGCCGCCCTGGGCCAGGCCTTCATGATCGTCGCACCGCTGCTCACCCAGCGTCTGATCGACGGACCGGTCGGGCACGGCACCACCGACGGCCTGGTGCTCCTCGCCGGGCTGGCGCTGCTCGCCAGCGTCGGGGTGATGGTCAGCGATTACGCCGGCCGCCGGGCGCACGCGACCGGCTCGATCGGCGTCGAGACGGCGTTGCGCACCGCGCTCTACGCGCACCTGCAGCGGCTCCCGCTGGCGTTCCACGAACGCTGGCAGAGCGGCCAGTTGCTCTCCCGTGCGACGTCCGACCTGCGGGCGGTCGGCAGCTTCCTGGCGTTCGGCTCGGTCTTCATCGTGCTGCAGGCAGGCACCTTCCTCGGCGTCTCGACAATCCTGATGACGATCCACTGGCAGCTGGGGCTGCTGGTGACCGCGGGCATGCTCCCGGTGATGGCGCTGACCTACGGGCTCAGCCGCGCCTACATCCCGCTGTCCCGCCAGCTCCAGGACGACGTCGGCGACCTCACCAGCCTGGTCGAGGAGTCCGTTCTCGGGTTCCGCACGGTCCGGGCGTTCGGGCGGCACCGCTTCCTGAACCAGCGTTTCGAGGACGCCGCCCGCACGGTCCGGACCACCGGTCTCGCCCAGGGCCGGGTGATCGCCTGGTCCTGGCCCGCGATCGAGGCGGTCCCCGGGATCCTGATGGCCGCCGTGCTCCTCGGGGGCGCGTACGCGGTGGCCGGCGGCTCGATGACGATCGGCGAACTGGTCGCGTTCATCGGCCTGCTCACGTTCGCGATCTGGCCGCTGGACTCGCTGGGCTGGCTGCTCGGCGAAGCCCAGCAGGCGGCGACCGCGGCGCAGCGCGTCTACGAGATCTTGGACGCCGAGGTGACCGTCGTCGACCGGCCGGGTGCCCGCACCATCGAGAGTCCGGTGGGGCGCCTCCGGTTCGAGGGCGTCGGCTTCCGGTACCCGGCCGAGGACTCCCCCGTGCTGCACGACGTCGACCTGGAGGTCCGGCAAGGTGAGACGCTCGCGTTGGTCGGCGCCAGCGGCTCCGGCAAGTCCACGTTGACGCTGCTGGTCAACCGCCTCTACGACGTCACCGAGGGACGGATCACCCTGGACGGCGTCGACATCCGGGACGTGACGCTGGAGTCGCTGCGCACCCATGTCAGCGCCGCGTTCGAAGACCCGACGCTGTTCTCGGCCAGCGTCCGGGAGAACGTCACGCTCGGCCGGCCGGGCGCCACCGACGAGGAGGTGGCCGACGCTCTCCGGATCGCTCAGGCGGAGTTCGTCCACGATCTGCCGTGGGGCCTGGACACCCGGATCGGGGAGAAGGGACTGTCGCTCTCCGGCGGGCAGCGGCAGCGGCTGGCCCTGGCGCGGGCGGTGGTCGGCCGGCCGCGCGTGTTGGTCCTGGACGACCCGCTCTCGGCGCTGGACGTCCAGACCGAGGCTCTGGTCGAGCAGGCGCTGCGCACGGTGCTCGCCGGTACGACCGCGCTGCTCGTCGTCCACCGACCGTCGACGGTCGCGCTTGCCGACCGGGTCGCCCTGGTCGACGACGGCACGGTCGTGGCGGTCGGGACGCACGAGGAACTGCTCGCCACGGAGCCCACGTACCGCGATCTTCTCGACACCGGACTACAGGGAGTGTCTCAGTGA
- the ychF gene encoding redox-regulated ATPase YchF gives MSLTLGIVGLPNVGKSTLFNALTKNDVLAANYPFATIEPNVGVVGVPDERLGALAKIFDSQKIVPAAVSFVDIAGLVRGASTGQGRGNAFLANIREASAICQVIRAFSDPNVVHVDGKVSPADDMETINTELILADLQTLEKAIPRLEKEARMKKDRVAVLEAARAASSLLNEGTTLYAGASGAGIDVALLRELSLLTTKPFLYVFNVDEDELGNEAFLDELRALVAPAEAVFLDAKIESELIDLPEDEARELLESVGQNEPGLNQLIRVGFRTLGLQTYLTAGPKEARAWTIPIGATAPEAAGVIHSDFQRGFIKAEVVSFDDLVDAGSMQEARSRGRVRMEGKDYVMHDGDVVEFRFNV, from the coding sequence GTGAGCCTTACGCTGGGTATCGTCGGTCTGCCGAACGTCGGCAAGTCGACCCTCTTCAACGCCCTGACCAAGAACGACGTCCTCGCGGCGAACTACCCGTTCGCGACGATCGAGCCGAACGTCGGCGTGGTCGGCGTGCCCGACGAGCGCCTCGGCGCGCTGGCGAAGATCTTCGACTCGCAGAAGATCGTCCCGGCCGCGGTGAGCTTCGTCGACATCGCCGGCCTGGTCCGTGGCGCCAGCACGGGTCAGGGCCGGGGCAACGCGTTCCTCGCCAACATCCGCGAGGCCAGCGCGATCTGCCAGGTCATCCGCGCGTTCAGCGATCCGAACGTCGTCCACGTCGACGGCAAGGTGAGCCCCGCCGACGACATGGAGACGATCAACACCGAGCTGATCCTGGCCGACCTGCAGACGCTGGAGAAGGCGATCCCGCGGCTGGAGAAGGAAGCCCGGATGAAGAAGGACCGGGTTGCGGTCCTGGAGGCCGCGCGCGCGGCCTCTTCCCTGCTGAACGAGGGAACGACCCTCTACGCGGGTGCGTCCGGCGCCGGCATCGACGTGGCCCTGCTCCGCGAGCTCAGCCTGCTGACCACCAAGCCGTTCCTCTACGTCTTCAACGTCGACGAGGACGAGCTGGGCAACGAGGCGTTCCTGGACGAGCTGCGGGCCCTGGTGGCGCCCGCCGAGGCGGTGTTCCTGGATGCCAAGATCGAGTCCGAGCTGATCGACCTCCCCGAGGACGAGGCGCGCGAGCTGCTGGAGTCGGTCGGGCAGAACGAGCCGGGCCTCAACCAGCTGATCCGGGTCGGCTTCCGCACGCTCGGCCTGCAGACGTACCTCACGGCCGGCCCGAAGGAGGCCCGCGCCTGGACGATCCCGATCGGAGCGACGGCGCCGGAAGCGGCGGGCGTGATCCACTCGGACTTCCAGCGGGGCTTCATCAAGGCCGAGGTGGTCTCGTTCGACGACCTGGTGGACGCGGGGTCGATGCAGGAGGCGCGGTCGCGGGGCCGGGTGCGCATGGAGGGCAAGGACTACGTCATGCACGACGGCGACGTGGTGGAGTTCCGCTTCAACGTGTAG
- a CDS encoding CPBP family intramembrane glutamic endopeptidase, producing MLTPPLPRTPYDRLARTATNRWWKTLLGFVLVPVAYALIVLFGALAVVVPFALAGREDPPDVGPLAEFALLLGSIVLLLPLVLLAAWWTQGRRPGTLSSVRGRMRWRWLLGCALLAVPATLLSLGLALGLSALSGVEGAEEYRWVGWATFGPALLVVLALVPLQAAAEEYLCRGWLLQSVGAFVQWRWVAVGVQTLVFALLHGVGTPWGFADLVVFGVVTGWLAIRTGGLEAGIALHVVNNLLAFTLTVSAVGGLAADETAADSGWELAVADIVVVIGFGLLVRWLATRFRVETVARGEVELATPVAVSGHPRGVGPGAAA from the coding sequence ATGCTGACACCCCCTCTTCCGCGGACGCCTTACGACCGCCTCGCGCGCACGGCGACGAACCGGTGGTGGAAGACGCTTCTCGGGTTCGTGCTGGTCCCGGTCGCCTACGCGCTGATCGTGCTCTTCGGCGCACTCGCGGTCGTCGTTCCGTTCGCGCTCGCCGGCCGGGAGGATCCGCCGGACGTCGGGCCGCTCGCCGAGTTCGCGTTACTGCTCGGCTCGATCGTGCTCCTCCTGCCGCTCGTCCTTCTCGCCGCCTGGTGGACGCAGGGCCGCCGACCGGGAACGCTCTCCTCGGTGCGTGGCCGGATGCGCTGGCGCTGGCTGCTGGGCTGCGCCCTGCTGGCGGTGCCCGCGACGCTGCTCTCGCTCGGGCTGGCGCTCGGTCTGTCCGCGCTGAGCGGCGTCGAGGGCGCCGAGGAGTACCGGTGGGTGGGCTGGGCGACGTTCGGCCCGGCGCTGCTCGTGGTGCTCGCGCTGGTGCCGCTGCAGGCCGCCGCCGAGGAGTACCTGTGCCGGGGCTGGCTGCTGCAGTCGGTCGGGGCGTTCGTCCAGTGGCGGTGGGTCGCGGTCGGCGTCCAGACGCTGGTCTTCGCCCTGCTGCACGGCGTCGGAACCCCCTGGGGCTTCGCCGACCTGGTGGTCTTCGGTGTGGTCACCGGCTGGCTGGCGATCCGGACCGGCGGCCTGGAGGCCGGCATCGCGCTGCACGTGGTCAACAACCTGCTGGCGTTCACCCTCACCGTGAGCGCGGTGGGTGGCCTGGCCGCCGACGAGACGGCGGCCGACTCCGGCTGGGAGCTGGCGGTGGCCGACATCGTGGTGGTGATCGGGTTCGGACTGCTGGTGCGGTGGCTGGCGACCCGCTTCCGGGTCGAGACCGTGGCCCGCGGTGAGGTGGAGCTGGCGACGCCGGTCGCGGTCTCGGGCCATCCGCGTGGCGTGGGTCCCGGCGCCGCCGCGTAA
- a CDS encoding sensor histidine kinase yields MKTWLLPILLATAQFAWWPGSVFPGDPAVAGPVATTVGVLATLGAAGALGLRRRRPVTALAGVVGGITVAVIATPTDAPMLIAIADLIALYSVAVRAPRFTSAALGLLAGWQVGIGFAEYGVGGEWAVESGLTVVGYVVAAGLGLARRQWLAGRQAAADALRQAETARREAGDGERRRLSAELHDVSAHHLTSIVVTVNAARRLASSRPELLAESLATAADTGRDALTDLRGLLAEAGPVPADGRLTDRLAELTDAFTQLGQRVTVEAPDLDGLPPAVAEAAYAIVREALTNTMRYAPGAAVSVRLTLTSSPGDAPQLGIVVENGAAGAAGAAGVAGGIGSGRGLIGLRRRATALGGSLTAGAGADGGWRVAATLPTAGGAGPAGARWWSAHRTPLVDVSVVVLLLALTLGALVMPDEESWAADPAALWTWPALLLVVHALPLLWRRHAPWLTWAAVFATCGLWPLWVTGGGVPDKLAAAMVFALCAEVVAIYAVAAHARHRWPSLLVVPASCAVLTVAAMAGIAADDGWTVDGERADPAAVLVVTVLLGGLLALPVALVWAVGFAVRLRRDGVVRREHSAVTAAVAAAESEARAERARLVAGLRRQVLQHTERVVAAAEEGDPDEVLAAARAALGAMRTLLTTLDPPGGVGQAVRVPIGQASAGASTAVPA; encoded by the coding sequence ATGAAGACCTGGTTGCTCCCGATCCTGTTGGCCACCGCGCAGTTCGCCTGGTGGCCGGGGAGCGTGTTCCCGGGCGATCCGGCCGTCGCCGGTCCGGTGGCGACGACCGTCGGGGTGCTGGCGACGCTCGGTGCCGCCGGGGCGCTCGGTCTGCGGCGCCGCCGCCCGGTGACCGCGCTCGCCGGGGTCGTCGGCGGGATCACGGTGGCGGTGATCGCGACGCCCACCGACGCGCCGATGCTCATCGCGATCGCCGACCTGATCGCGCTCTACTCGGTCGCCGTGAGGGCGCCGCGCTTCACGTCGGCGGCGCTGGGGTTGCTGGCCGGCTGGCAGGTGGGGATCGGCTTCGCCGAGTACGGCGTCGGCGGCGAGTGGGCGGTCGAGTCCGGGCTCACCGTGGTCGGGTACGTGGTGGCTGCCGGTCTCGGGCTGGCCCGCCGGCAGTGGCTGGCCGGGCGGCAGGCCGCGGCCGACGCGCTGCGCCAGGCCGAGACCGCCCGCCGGGAGGCCGGTGACGGTGAGCGCCGCCGCCTCTCCGCCGAGCTGCACGACGTCAGCGCGCATCACCTGACGTCGATCGTCGTCACGGTGAACGCGGCACGGCGGCTGGCGAGCAGCCGGCCCGAGCTGCTCGCCGAGAGCCTCGCGACGGCCGCGGACACCGGCCGCGACGCGTTGACCGATCTGCGCGGACTGCTCGCCGAGGCGGGCCCGGTGCCGGCCGACGGACGGCTGACCGACCGCCTGGCCGAGCTCACCGACGCGTTCACCCAGCTCGGGCAGCGCGTGACGGTGGAAGCTCCGGACCTCGACGGTCTGCCTCCGGCGGTCGCCGAGGCGGCGTACGCGATCGTTCGCGAGGCCCTGACCAACACGATGCGCTACGCGCCCGGTGCCGCGGTCAGCGTCCGGCTGACCCTTACTTCTTCTCCGGGGGACGCTCCGCAGCTGGGCATCGTGGTCGAGAACGGCGCCGCCGGGGCGGCGGGTGCCGCGGGGGTGGCCGGCGGGATCGGGTCCGGCCGTGGGCTGATCGGCCTGCGGCGGCGGGCCACCGCGCTCGGCGGCAGCCTGACCGCCGGGGCGGGCGCGGACGGCGGCTGGCGGGTCGCCGCGACGCTGCCGACCGCGGGAGGAGCTGGTCCGGCCGGTGCACGCTGGTGGAGCGCACACCGCACTCCGCTGGTCGACGTCTCCGTCGTCGTTCTGCTGCTGGCGCTCACCCTCGGCGCGCTCGTCATGCCCGACGAAGAGTCCTGGGCGGCCGACCCCGCCGCCCTGTGGACCTGGCCGGCCCTCCTGCTGGTCGTCCACGCGCTACCTCTGCTCTGGCGCCGTCACGCACCCTGGCTGACCTGGGCCGCCGTGTTCGCGACGTGCGGACTCTGGCCGCTGTGGGTGACCGGCGGCGGGGTGCCCGACAAGCTCGCGGCCGCGATGGTGTTCGCGCTCTGCGCCGAGGTCGTTGCGATCTACGCGGTGGCCGCCCACGCCCGGCACCGATGGCCGAGCCTGCTCGTGGTCCCGGCGAGCTGCGCGGTGCTGACCGTGGCGGCGATGGCCGGGATCGCGGCCGACGACGGCTGGACGGTGGACGGGGAGCGCGCCGATCCGGCCGCCGTGCTCGTGGTCACCGTGCTCCTCGGCGGATTGCTGGCGCTGCCGGTCGCCCTGGTCTGGGCGGTGGGCTTCGCGGTCCGGTTGCGGCGCGACGGCGTGGTGCGCCGCGAGCACTCGGCGGTCACCGCAGCGGTCGCCGCCGCCGAGAGCGAGGCGAGGGCCGAGCGGGCCCGGCTGGTCGCCGGTTTGCGACGTCAGGTGCTGCAGCACACCGAGCGGGTGGTGGCCGCCGCCGAGGAAGGGGATCCGGACGAGGTGCTGGCCGCTGCCCGGGCCGCGCTGGGCGCGATGCGGACGCTGCTGACCACGCTCGATCCGCCGGGCGGCGTCGGCCAGGCGGTCCGGGTCCCGATCGGGCAGGCGTCGGCGGGAGCCTCCACGGCGGTGCCGGCGTGA
- a CDS encoding response regulator transcription factor, translating into MIRVLVVEDQPVLRAGFVAILEAEPDLSVVGQAGDGATAVELAASLAPDVVVVDIRMPGMDGLTATRLLTARPDAPAVVVLTTFDLDAYVYEALRAGAAGYLLKDAEPEELLAAVRLVAGGEAMLAPTVTRRLIATFADGGPPPGPEAEATLAGLTSREREVFVLLASGLSNAELAEQLGVGVGTVKTHVNAVLTKLGVRDRVRATILAYDLGVVRAKGRPG; encoded by the coding sequence GTGATCCGGGTTCTGGTGGTGGAGGACCAGCCGGTCCTTCGGGCGGGCTTCGTCGCGATCCTGGAGGCGGAGCCGGACCTGAGCGTCGTCGGGCAGGCGGGGGACGGGGCGACCGCGGTCGAACTCGCCGCGTCGCTCGCGCCGGACGTCGTCGTGGTGGACATCCGGATGCCCGGCATGGACGGCCTCACCGCGACCCGGCTGCTGACCGCCCGTCCGGACGCGCCCGCGGTCGTCGTCCTCACCACGTTCGACCTGGACGCCTACGTCTACGAGGCACTCCGGGCCGGTGCCGCCGGGTACCTGCTCAAAGACGCCGAGCCCGAGGAGCTGCTGGCGGCGGTCCGGCTGGTCGCCGGTGGGGAGGCGATGCTCGCGCCGACCGTGACCCGGCGACTGATCGCCACGTTCGCGGACGGTGGTCCGCCGCCCGGCCCGGAGGCCGAGGCGACGCTGGCCGGGTTGACGAGCCGCGAACGAGAGGTGTTCGTGCTGCTGGCGTCCGGGTTGTCGAACGCGGAACTGGCCGAGCAGCTCGGGGTGGGCGTCGGCACCGTCAAGACGCACGTCAATGCGGTACTGACGAAGCTCGGTGTCCGTGACCGGGTGCGCGCGACGATCCTCGCCTACGACCTCGGGGTGGTACGCGCGAAGGGCCGACCCGGCTGA
- a CDS encoding alpha/beta hydrolase yields MTQAAFEFHSDGLALAGVLRVPSGAAPDGGWPALVFTGPLSGVKEQVVGGYAERLTAAGYVTLAFDHRNFGGSEGEPRQHEDSAGKLADLRDAVSALTIHPAVDADRIGAMGICLGGGYALRFAAFDPRVRAVACVAGGYNDPAAMRAAMGADGYRAQLTRFAEVAGEQYRTGQVQYLAAVSSDETEPAVMAGAEPFAYYGTERSASPGWANRLTVLTVRELITVDLAVGADFLGPTPLLVVHGTTDAFCSPDGARAVFERATGPSEILWLDTTNHIDLYDRPEYVDPAVDRAAEFFAAHL; encoded by the coding sequence GTGACACAGGCGGCATTCGAGTTCCACAGCGACGGGTTGGCCCTGGCCGGCGTGCTCCGGGTCCCCTCCGGCGCGGCACCGGACGGCGGCTGGCCGGCGCTGGTGTTCACCGGCCCGCTCTCCGGTGTGAAGGAGCAGGTCGTCGGCGGCTACGCCGAGCGGCTGACCGCTGCGGGTTACGTCACGCTCGCGTTCGACCACCGCAACTTCGGTGGCAGCGAGGGCGAGCCCCGCCAGCACGAGGATTCGGCGGGCAAGCTGGCCGACCTGCGCGACGCGGTGAGCGCGCTGACCATCCACCCCGCGGTGGACGCCGACCGGATCGGCGCGATGGGCATCTGCCTCGGCGGTGGGTACGCGCTCCGGTTCGCCGCGTTCGACCCGCGCGTCCGGGCGGTCGCCTGCGTCGCCGGTGGGTACAACGACCCGGCCGCGATGCGGGCCGCGATGGGCGCCGACGGGTACCGGGCCCAGCTCACGCGCTTCGCCGAGGTCGCCGGTGAGCAGTACCGCACCGGGCAGGTCCAGTACCTCGCCGCGGTCTCCTCGGACGAGACCGAACCGGCGGTGATGGCCGGCGCGGAGCCGTTCGCGTACTACGGCACCGAGCGGTCGGCCAGCCCGGGCTGGGCGAACCGGCTGACCGTGCTGACCGTGCGCGAGTTGATCACGGTGGACCTCGCGGTGGGCGCCGACTTCCTCGGACCGACACCGCTGCTCGTCGTCCACGGCACGACCGACGCGTTCTGCTCCCCGGACGGAGCGCGCGCCGTGTTCGAGCGGGCTACCGGACCGTCCGAGATCCTCTGGCTGGACACCACCAACCACATCGACCTCTACGACCGCCCGGAGTACGTCGATCCGGCGGTCGATCGCGCCGCCGAGTTCTTCGCGGCGCATTTGTAG
- a CDS encoding DNA-3-methyladenine glycosylase 2 family protein gives MDPDFCYRVARSRDARFDGQFVLAVTSTGIYCRPSCPAMTPKRANVRFYPTPATAQGAGFRACLRCLPDAAPGSPDWNLRADLVGRAMRLVGDGVIERDGVTGLAERLGYSARHLHRQLIAELGVGPLALARARRAQIARTLIETTTLPFAEVAFAAGFNSIRQFNDTIREVFAATPSALRAKRRSTGSQVASGGGPGTITLRLAYREPFDAAALWAFLGARAVPHVEEVEGDTYRRTLRLPHGVGTVALTPAAGHVRADLTLADLRDLGTAVQRCRRLLDLDADPMAVDAALGADPVLGPLVADHPGLRVPGAVDGAEIAVRAVLGQQVSVAAARTIAGRLAEAYGEPALLDGHDGPAGARVFPSVDALAELTPAALPMPTSRATTLIALCTALADGDLVLDAGTDPEDAMAALQELPGIGPWTAGYIALRATGAPDVFLSGDLGVRRAAAHLGLPDSPRGLDEWANRWRPWRSYAVLHLWRSESDALSS, from the coding sequence CTGGATCCCGACTTCTGCTACCGCGTCGCCCGTAGCCGCGACGCACGGTTCGACGGGCAGTTCGTGCTGGCGGTGACGTCTACCGGCATCTACTGTCGCCCGAGCTGCCCTGCGATGACCCCGAAGCGTGCCAACGTGCGCTTCTACCCGACCCCGGCGACGGCGCAGGGGGCCGGCTTCCGTGCCTGCTTGCGCTGCCTCCCCGACGCGGCGCCCGGCTCACCCGACTGGAACCTCCGGGCCGACCTGGTCGGGCGCGCGATGCGTCTGGTCGGCGACGGAGTGATCGAGCGCGACGGCGTCACCGGGCTGGCGGAGCGACTCGGCTACTCGGCCCGCCACCTCCACCGCCAGCTCATCGCGGAGCTCGGCGTCGGCCCGCTGGCGCTGGCGCGGGCCCGGCGGGCGCAGATCGCCCGCACGCTGATCGAGACCACGACGTTGCCGTTCGCCGAGGTGGCGTTCGCCGCCGGGTTCAACAGCATCCGGCAGTTCAACGACACGATCCGGGAGGTGTTCGCGGCGACGCCCAGTGCGCTGCGCGCCAAGCGCCGCTCGACAGGCAGCCAGGTCGCGTCCGGCGGTGGGCCGGGCACCATCACGCTGCGGCTGGCCTACCGGGAGCCGTTCGACGCGGCGGCGCTCTGGGCGTTCCTCGGCGCGCGGGCGGTGCCCCACGTCGAGGAGGTGGAGGGCGACACGTACCGGCGGACGCTGCGGCTACCGCACGGTGTCGGCACGGTCGCCCTGACGCCGGCCGCCGGGCACGTCCGCGCCGACCTGACGCTGGCCGACCTTCGCGACCTCGGCACCGCTGTGCAGCGCTGCCGCCGCCTGCTCGACCTGGACGCCGACCCGATGGCGGTCGACGCCGCGCTCGGCGCCGATCCGGTGCTCGGTCCGCTGGTCGCCGACCATCCGGGCCTCCGGGTGCCCGGCGCGGTGGACGGAGCGGAGATCGCGGTCCGCGCCGTCCTCGGGCAGCAGGTCTCGGTGGCCGCCGCGCGCACGATCGCCGGGCGCCTGGCCGAGGCCTACGGCGAACCGGCGCTGCTCGACGGGCACGACGGGCCGGCCGGAGCGCGGGTGTTCCCGAGCGTCGACGCGCTCGCCGAGCTGACCCCGGCGGCGCTGCCGATGCCGACCAGCCGGGCCACGACGCTGATCGCGCTCTGCACCGCGTTGGCCGACGGCGACCTGGTGCTCGACGCCGGCACGGATCCGGAGGACGCGATGGCCGCGCTGCAGGAGTTGCCCGGCATCGGGCCGTGGACCGCCGGCTACATCGCCCTGCGTGCCACCGGCGCTCCGGACGTGTTCCTCTCCGGCGACCTGGGCGTGCGGCGCGCCGCCGCTCACCTGGGCCTGCCGGATTCCCCCCGCGGACTCGACGAGTGGGCGAACCGCTGGCGTCCCTGGCGGTCCTACGCCGTCCTGCACCTGTGGCGGTCCGAGTCCGATGCTCTCTCCTCCTGA
- a CDS encoding methylated-DNA--[protein]-cysteine S-methyltransferase has product MSTPTYYATVDTPIGPFTAIESGGTVLASGWTSTIDDLMGVIHPTLRPLDPSPRSELGDVTKAVLRYHEGDVTAIDPIPVRQLSGPFLLVAWDVLRRVQPGEPVTYTEYAELAGNPLAVRAAASACARNAAALFVPCHRVLRSDGSLGGFRWGVQIKRWLLDHEADGRG; this is encoded by the coding sequence ATGTCCACGCCGACCTACTACGCCACGGTCGACACCCCGATCGGCCCGTTCACCGCGATCGAGTCCGGTGGCACCGTGCTCGCCAGCGGCTGGACGAGCACGATCGACGACCTGATGGGTGTCATCCACCCCACGCTCCGGCCGCTCGATCCGTCGCCCCGCAGCGAGCTGGGCGACGTCACCAAGGCGGTGCTGCGGTACCACGAGGGCGACGTCACCGCGATCGACCCGATCCCCGTCCGGCAGCTGTCCGGGCCGTTCCTGCTCGTTGCCTGGGACGTCCTGCGGCGGGTCCAGCCGGGCGAGCCGGTGACCTACACCGAGTACGCCGAGCTCGCCGGGAATCCGTTGGCGGTGCGGGCCGCCGCGTCGGCGTGTGCACGCAACGCGGCCGCGTTGTTCGTTCCGTGCCACCGCGTCCTGCGGTCGGACGGGAGCCTCGGCGGGTTCCGATGGGGCGTCCAGATCAAGCGCTGGCTGCTCGATCACGAGGCCGATGGCCGCGGCTGA
- a CDS encoding metal-dependent hydrolase, with protein sequence MVMGPTHAISGAAAWLVGSAVAAQLGGYMQSPIELTTYTVACAGAALLPDLDTSGKVTRNKGGATVARTFGVVSLFLAECVEKLSLGIYKLTRSKRDGKRSNGHRTFTHTWLFAGALGAGVGYLAESYGKTAVAIALFFLFGLGIRGLMADAAKASGWILVTALSATAAYVAIDTLPAGRGYPLLGLSVGIGCVVHTFGDMITKAGCPVLWPVPIRGERWREIGMPDRIAVRAGGTVERTVLVPAFTVLAVLGVIISVPGVAALLSRVLGHLASST encoded by the coding sequence ATGGTCATGGGGCCCACCCATGCCATCTCCGGAGCCGCCGCCTGGCTGGTCGGCTCCGCGGTGGCGGCCCAGCTCGGCGGGTACATGCAGTCTCCGATCGAGTTGACGACCTACACGGTCGCCTGCGCGGGGGCCGCGTTACTGCCCGACCTGGACACGTCCGGCAAGGTGACCCGCAACAAGGGCGGTGCGACCGTCGCCCGCACGTTCGGTGTCGTCTCGCTGTTCCTCGCGGAGTGCGTGGAGAAGCTGTCACTCGGTATCTACAAGCTGACGCGGTCCAAACGGGACGGCAAGCGATCCAACGGCCACCGGACGTTCACCCACACCTGGCTGTTCGCGGGAGCGCTCGGCGCCGGCGTCGGTTACCTGGCCGAGAGCTACGGCAAGACGGCCGTGGCCATCGCGCTGTTCTTCCTCTTCGGGCTCGGTATCCGGGGGTTGATGGCCGACGCGGCGAAGGCGTCCGGGTGGATTCTGGTCACCGCGTTGTCGGCGACGGCCGCCTACGTGGCGATCGACACGCTGCCGGCCGGCCGGGGGTACCCGCTGCTCGGGCTCTCGGTCGGCATCGGGTGCGTGGTGCACACGTTCGGCGACATGATCACCAAGGCCGGGTGTCCGGTGCTCTGGCCGGTGCCGATCCGCGGCGAGCGCTGGCGCGAGATCGGTATGCCCGACCGGATCGCGGTCCGGGCCGGTGGCACCGTCGAGCGCACGGTGCTGGTGCCGGCGTTCACGGTGTTGGCCGTGCTCGGCGTGATCATCAGTGTGCCCGGGGTCGCGGCGCTGCTCAGCCGCGTTCTCGGCCACCTCGCCTCATCCACATAG